From Chengkuizengella sediminis:
CATATCTTTTATATCACTTTGTGTTAATTCTCGAACTACTTTTGCAGGTCTACCATAAGCTAAACAGTTTGGGGGGATTTTTTTCCCTTGTGAAACAAGACTTCCCGCCCCTATAAATGCTCCTTCTCCTATTTCTGCGCCGTCTAAAATGATGGATCCCATCCCAATTAATGCTTTGTTTCTAATCTTACAGCTATGAAGTATAACTTGATGCCCAACCGTAACGTCATCCTCAATAATAAGTGGATAAGCTGGACTTTGATGTAAAGTACAATTGTCTTGTATATTACTCCTTTTACCAATGATTGTTGGAGAAACATCACCTCTAATTACTGTGTTAAACCATATACTGCTTTCCTCACCGATAGTTACATCTCCAGTAACCGTTACGTAATCAGCTAGATATACACTTTTATCGATCGAAGGTTTCTTTCCGTTGTATTCATAAATCATATTAGTACCTCATTGTTAATATTTTTAATTCATAAATTCCTTACAAATGGTTAAGTCTAATATACAGATTCATAATAATAAGATCAAGAAAAGTGCAGTCATTCAATGGTTCGAGTTATTATCTGAACATTCTAAAAAAACTTACTTTATTGCAATGTTATTTTTTTTCCTAAATATTATTGACAGGCTGTATGATTCTGTGATAAATTTAATTTCGCTGCTTCGGAAGGCAAATAAACATGAGAAGTAGCAA
This genomic window contains:
- a CDS encoding gamma carbonic anhydrase family protein, which gives rise to MIYEYNGKKPSIDKSVYLADYVTVTGDVTIGEESSIWFNTVIRGDVSPTIIGKRSNIQDNCTLHQSPAYPLIIEDDVTVGHQVILHSCKIRNKALIGMGSIILDGAEIGEGAFIGAGSLVSQGKKIPPNCLAYGRPAKVVRELTQSDIKDMKRIQEGYVTKGKYYKSITPSD